From the Desulfallas thermosapovorans DSM 6562 genome, the window GCACTGGCCCCGGTGGAACAAAAGTCGGGCACAGGTTTTAATATCGACCCCCAAGGGGTAATAGTTACCAATCACCACGTTATTGAAGATGCACTGAATATGGTGATTAATTTTCCGAACGGTGAAGTATTCAAGGCCGTGAAATGGGTCAGCAAGCCGGAATTTGACTTGGCTGTGGTTATCCTGCAGGGGGAAAAACTACCGGTGGTGCCGTTAAATGTTGATGATCAGCCTGCACCCGGTGATAAAATAAGGGTGGTGGGTAATCCGCTAGGCCTTAACAATATCGTGGCCGAAGGCCGGGTGGAACAATACTTAATGGTTGGAGATAAACCCGCCGAAGTATTTGGTATTAGTGCTCCCATATATCCCGGAAATAGTGGCAGTCCTGTTTTTGATCACGATGGGCGGGTGGTGGGAGTGGTTTTTGGCAATATGTACAGGCAGGTCAACGGTGAGGAGAAAGTTACCGGCCTGGCCATTCCAGTAAAGGAGATACTGGATTTTAACATATAAAAATTCACCTGTCATGCATTGAACAGCCATGGTGCGGCCATGATAAACATGAGCGTAATTATGGCCTCCCGGAAGTGATTGTATTATAAAAATTTAATTATTTACTATTGACAGCATATGTAAGGCCACGTAAAATAACAACTAAGGGGAGTAGCTACCCGGCCTGACGGGTTGTCAAATCGTCAATACGGCTTTGCCCGGTTTGACATAGCTTTCATGATTAAGTAAGCTAAGCGAGACCTTCACGGATTTTGCGTGAAGGTCTCGCTTTTTTATATATCATGGACAAAGGCACTTGAGGGATTAGGATACCATTATATTGTTCACCAATGGCAATTTAAAAGAAATTAGAAAGGAAATGTTGCATGCTCTTATTACTTTACTTAATTGGTGGTCTGGCTGTAATTTTGTTTTGTGCCGAGATTTTTACTAACGGTGTGGAATGGCTGGGTAAAAGATTAAAACTATCCGAAGGTGCGGTGGGCAGCGTACTGGCCGCGGTGGGCACTGCCCTGCCGGAAGCAATAATCCCCGTAATAGCAATTTTGTTGGGAACCGGGGAAGCAGCACATGAGATAGGTATCGGTGCCATTTTGGGTGCGCCCTTTATGCTGGCTACTTTGGCCCTGTGCATTACGGGTATTGCCGCGCTGGTCTATACGGTAAATGGCCAAAAGCGTCAAGTTATGCTTATTGATCATAACATTATGAAAAGAGACCTGTTATTTTTTATTATAGTGTACTCATTGGCAATACTTGCTGCCTTTTTACCAGCTGCATACAAACTGCACATAGCTTTTTTACTGGTGGTTGCATACATTATTTACGTTACCCGTACCATTAAAGCAGGGAGTAAACTGGGTGAAACCCAATTAAAGCCACTGTATTTTGCCCGGAAGCACAGAGAGCCAAGTATTCGGGTGATAGTGCTGCAGGTGTTTGTGGCCCTTGCCGGCATTGTCACCGGTGCCAACTTCTTTGTGGACGGTATTGAACGTGTGGCTGAGCTTATGCATATATCACCTTTCATAGTGTCTATATTCATTGCCCCCATAGCTACGGAACTGCCTGAAAAATTCAATAGCCTAATTTGGGTGCGCCAGGGCAAGGACACCCTCGCTCTGGGTAATATTACCGGAGCTATGGTTTTTCAAAGCTCCCTAATACCCGCATTGGGAATTGTCCTTACGCCCTGGGTGCTGTCCGACCTGGCCTTGATTAGCGCCATATTGGCTCTTGCGGGGGCTGGGCTGATCTATCTAAGCCTGCAGTTGAAAAAATACATTCGTCCTGCAACGCTGGTTTTGACCGGTAGCTTGTATGTGATATTTGTTATGTCCGTTTTTATCATATAACTTGTTGGGAGCGTTATTTAACATAGGCTTAAGGTAATAACTTTACATTACCTTTGAATAGTTTTACTGCCAAGTTGAGCTTAATATTTATATTTAAGAGGGGGTAAACTAAAACGTTATACTGTACAGTTTTTTGGCTATATTATATAATGTAAGTGAGGTGGTAGCTTTGGGGAGTTGAAATACTATAAAATCGGTGCCATTGCCCAGTTAGCCGGGGTGAGCAGAAGAACTATCGATTATTATACCAACCTGGGCTTACTTAAGCCTGTTCGTTTGGAAAATAATTACCGGTACTACACCGAGCACACCCTGGCAAGGCTTAAAATCATCGAGATTTTGAAGGCGCAGCGGTTTACCCTGGAGGAAATAAAAGAACAATTTCGTTTGTTTGAACTGGATCAGGCCGGACAACAAGATAATCAAATTAATATTGATTTCATCCGGGAACAAATCAAACAGCTGGAGAATCAACTTACCCAGCTGCAACCTGCGTCCAATCTTGATGCCAGCCAAGCAGCGGTTTTGTCCAGGCAGGTTATGATAAAGGGGATGGCTATTATGAACGCACTAATTATTTATATTAATGAAATTACCCCATTTGTTTAACATTAATGGCTCTGGAACAATCCGCCCGGGTTGGAAGGGAAATCCATGGATAGAATAATAAAACGGAGGTGTATGTATATGAATACCTTAAAAGTATGGTTGTTAATGGGCGTGCTGACCATAATACTGGTGTTGATGGGAAATGCCATTGGCGGTCAGTCCGGAGCAATGTTGTTTTTCCTCATTGCCATGGCCATGAACTTTTTCAGTTACTTTTACAGCGATAAAATTGCAATTAAAATGACACGCTCGTACCCGGTTTCCCGGGCCGAGGCACCCGAGCTTTATGAGATGGTGCAAAGGTTATCAAGGCGTGCAGGTATTCCTATGCCCAAGCTTTATGTAACACCTACCGATCAACCCAACGCGTTTGCCACCGGGCGCAACCCTTCCCATGCAGCGGTGGCCGTCACCGAAGGTATTATGCGCTTGCTAAACAGGTCTGAAGTGGAAGGTGTACTGGCCCACGAGCTGGCTCACATTAAAAACAGGGATGTGCTGTTGGGCACCATAGCAGCCGCATTGGCCGGCGCCATTACCATGATGGCCAATGCTTTTCAGTGGGCAGCCATATTCGGGCTGGGCCGGGGTGAGGATGAAGAAGGCGGCGGGATGATTGGCGGGCTGATTATGGCTATTTTGGCACCCATTGCGGCTATGATAGTACAAATGGCCATTTCCCGGTCGAGGGAATATCTAGCCGATGCAACCGGGGCACGTATTGCCGGTTCACCCGATGGGCTGGCCAATGCCCTGCTTAAAATGGAATCAGCGGCACATCGTATTCCTATGCAGACTAACCCGGCAACTTCGCATCTGTTTATTGTAAACCCGCTTTCCGGTGCTGCCGTGGCCAGATTGTTCAGCACTCACCCTCCTATTCAGGACCGGGTGGCCAGACTTAAAAATATGCGGTAATAGCTTATAGACTTTGTCAAGGTACCGGCTTATGATTTAACCATGCCGTGTACCTTTTTGTTTATATATCTATCAATGAATTATCTATATCACATAAATTGAAGCGAACTATGCCTGTGTAAAAGTATTGTAATGGAAAACGTGCTTGTTGGGTGAGTTAAAAAGAAATGTCGATTGGCAGGGATGAGATTTTGGATTATAAAGATGTAGCGCTGGAACTTGTGGAACTTTATGGCTATTGGGCTCTTTTTTTTACCATGTTCATTGATACCCTGGGTATTCCCATGCCTTCAAAGACAATGCTTACCTTATCGGGATACTTTTCGCATATGGGTATTTTAAATTATACGCAGATTTTTATAGTGGCTATGGCCGGTACCCTGGGCGGGTTTACCTCGGGTTACACCATCGGCCGGAAAATCGGTACACCGTTGATAGAAAAATATGGCCGGTTTATATGCTTAACACCGGAAAAAACCACCAGGCTGGAAAAATGGTTCGAAAAATACGGTCCCTGGGCTATCTTAATTGCTTATTTTTTACCTGTAGCCCGCAGTGTTGTGCCCTACCTATCCGGTATAAGTAAGATGTCCTTTGTTACAGCAATAGGTATGGCTGCGGTGGGAGCCACTTGCTGGATACTGCTGTTAATATCCTTTGGGCTGGTCATTGGGCAAAATTGGATAGTGTTGGAAGCATTGCTTGTCGATTACTACCCCTATTTAATCGGAGGGGTTCTGACGCTTGTCGCCGCCGCAGTTTGGAGTAAGGTAAGAAATAAAAAAGGAACCAAAGAAGTTCAATAGCAGATATCTAAAAACTTGAAGGTTTATAATACCGGTAGTGCCCACGTAATGGTGTTAGCAATAGACAATAAACGTGCAAGTACTATCAATTACGATATTGACAGGTACTTCAATTTGGTAAATTAAATGGATGGCTTCATGAAGCCCAATGACTGTTGCAGTTTGATAAATCTCATATTTATTCACCATCATTATCACTCCCATGAAATATTTTCAACCTGGTGAGCGGTCATGAAATGAAGGATAAAAGCTCATAGTGAGTCACGCACGATTCACCAAAATAAAAAAGGTTTGAATGAAGTACTACCACTTCATTCAAACCCTTGATATATCTAGGTTTTGGTGCCGAAGGCGGGAGTCGAACCCGCATGGGATAACCCGCACGATTTTGAGTCGTGTGCGTCTGCCAGTTCCGCCACTTCGGCACAATGTTTCTATCGCTGACCTGCAAGATAAATTCTAACACAGTTAAATTGCCATTGTCAACTGTTTTTGTGGTGTTAACTTCTACCGTGTTTATACTGTTAACCACCATTTTCAATCGGCAGGAAGTATGTTCAACAGTGTCGAAGAGTATGCCAGGGGATATGCAAGCCCCTGGTTTTTTTGTTGGACAGGAGTGAAATTATGGTTCATCTTCCCGATGAGGTGCTGGTACAAAAAACTAAAAACGGCGATATGGATGCCTTTGATGAGCTGGTGCGCCGCTACGAAAGCAAGATATATGGTTTAGCATATCGCTTCATGGGTAATCATGCCGATGCCAGCGACCTGGCCCAGGATACCTTTATTCGCTTATACCAGGCACTGGAAGGGTTTCGGGGGGATGCTGCCTTTTCCACCTGGCTTTACCGCATTGCAGCCAATATCTGCCGGGATGAACTGCGAAAGCGGCAGCGGCGGCGTAGTGTATCCATGGACGAAATGATGGATGCCTCACCTGCCAACACGCCCACCGCCGACGACAACTATTCCCCCGAGGAAACTGTGCAGCGCCGGGAGGTGCAACGCCAGGTGCAGCTTTGTTTAAACCAGCTTTCCGATGACCACCGGTTAATATTGATCATGCGTGAGATACAGGGTATGAGCTATGAGGAAATTGCCAGTGTGTTGCAATGTTCCCTGGGTACGGTGAAATCACGCATTAGCAGGGCCAGAAACGCCCTCAAGGAAAGGATGAGCAGGCAGGGGGAACTTTTGCCCGGTGGCGGTCGTCTTAAAGCCAAAGGAGGGAAGAACAATGCAGTGTCGTGATATCTGTGAAATGTTGTCACCATACATTGATGGCATGCTGGAATCTTCCCAAGCGGTGCAAGTGGAAGAACATCTTGCTGCTTGTGCCGCATGCAGGTTGGAATACGACGATTTGCGGGCTGCGGTGGAATTGGTCAGGGAATTGCCGGAGGTGGTGCCGCCCCGGGAGTTCCACGAAGAATTGCGACAAAAACTCAAGTCACTACCCGGACCGGCTGTCACTGCCGGGCATAGTAGCCGGCTAAACCGGGTGCCCTGGACAAAATGGACCAAAACACTGGCTGCAGCAGCGGTAATATTTCTTGCCGTAGGTGTTACCGCCCTCTGGTATGATAAGAATGAGGGGGGGGTATTTGATATTGCCACCCAGTCAAACACTGGCCAAAATACAACTTTCCGTGAGGAACTGCCCGGGGGCGATAAGGAAAATGACGGTGTCACACCTGAAGCCCGGGAACAGGCCGTTGAAAAAGCAAGAGCAACCAATGATGTATTAATCGCCAATAATGATACCCCGGATGTAGACCGGAATGAACCGGAAGTACCCGGTATGCCTCTTTCCGAAAGAGGGGCAGGTACTATTGCCGACAGTGGGTTGGGGAACCAGCCCCCGCCCGTTGTGGGAGATGAAGGTGTAACTGCCGCACCCAATGCGGATAGTGGTGACACGGGTGCTGACTATTCCGAGGTGGAAAAACACACAGCCCGTGATTTCCCGGCACCGGAAGAACAGCCCACCGGTGAAGATGCTATGTTTTCAATTATGGCCGCACCCCGGGAAAGGTTTAGGGATGAGGCCAACCAGCTTGAGAATGGCAGTTTCAGTGTTGAAAATGATCTTCATGTGGCCAGGGAGTATACTGTTACACTGGTTTTAGATACGCAGCAAATTACGGAGGACCAAATTACCGAGGACCTCTGGAATGCAACAGCAGGCGAGTACGGTGGCTACGTTGAGGCGAACCCGCAGCAAACCGGGCATTGCTGGGTGTTACGCATTCCTACAAGCTTTGCGGATGAGTTTATTGATCAATTAAACGGTATGGGTCAGGTGGAAATCCATTCTCGCACCAGGGATTTGGCTGACGATATGCAACAGGCCCAAGAACAGCTGAATATACTATGGGAGCGGGAAAATAAACTGGCTTTCCAGCTTGAAAATGTTCAAAAGGGAAAAGATACGGCCCTTTTAGGTGAATTGGATGAATTACGCGGGCAAATAGCCCGGCAGCAGCAGACAATTACCGGTTTACAGCAAGATATAGATTTAGCCAGAGTGGACCTTTATTTAATGCTGCCGTAATATGGTGAAATCCATCTATGCAAAGAATTAATTAAGGTTTCCAGTTATTAAAAAAAGTTTTACTATTGCTTCACTGGTAATTTGCAGTTAAAATAGGAATAGTTGCGGTTTGGATATACTGATAATATTAATCCTTGGTTGTTATAATAGTTTCAGAAGGGAGGTTTGAAACAGTGCGCGAACAAGTACAAGCTGCCTTGGATAAAGTGCGTCCCATGCTGCAGCGTGATGGCGGTGACGTTGAGCTTGTGGATGTTACACCGGATGGTGTAGTTAAAGTTAAACTTAAAGGTGCCTGTGGTGGGTGAGCGATGTCCACATATACCCTTAAATTGGGGATTGAGCGGTCGCTCAAGCAAGCTGTGCCCGAGGTGAAAGAAGTAGTACAGGCCTAGTTGAAATGTAATTCAGGAATAAATTTTACTGGGCAGTTTTATATAACCACTTTTTGCCACTTTTGTTTGGCTGAAAGTGGTTTTTATACTTTTTAAAGAGAGGTGTTTGTTGTATTGATAAAAAAATGCAAACTGGCTATTTGCCAGATTAAAGTTGCCGAGGACAAAGCCGTTAACATAAAACATGCCGGTGAGTTGGTGCGCCAGGCAGCCGGGCGGGGAGCACAGGTGGTGGTGCTGCCGGAAATGTTCAATTGTCCCTACGAGACCCATCTCTTCCCCGGCTATGCCGAGACTTACCCCAGCGGTGAAACGGTGCAAATGCTATCCCGGTTGGCAGCCGAGCTGGACATTGTGCTGGTGGGGGGGTCCATCCCCGAAAGGGAAAAGGATGTTGTTTACAATACTTGCTTTACCTTTGGTCCCCGGGGTACCTTGTTAGGGCGGCACCGCAAGGTGCATTTGTTTGATGTGGATTTGCCCGGCTTAAGGGTGCAGGAGTCCAGCACGCTGGGACCGGGCAGTGAATTTACTGTTATAGACGCTGGATGGTGCAAAATCGGGGTCATGATTTGTTTTGATGTTCGTTTTCCAGAGTTGGCCCGCCTGCTGGCCCTGGCCGGAGCGGATATACTGGTGGTACCGGCTGCCTTTAATACAGTTACCGGCCCGGCCCACTGGGATTTGACCATGCGGGCGCGGGCGGTGGATAACCAGGTTTTTGTGGCGGCGGCCTCCCCGGCTCGGGATAACCAGGGGGGATATGTGGCCTACGGCCATTCCATGGTGGTGGACCCCTGGGGTGATGTACTGGCCCGGGCGGGAACCGGTGAGGAAATAATTATGGTGGAAGTGAACCCGGAGAAAATTAGGGAAGTGCGCCGGCGCCTGCCGTTATTAACCTTGCGGCGTACTGATCTATATACAATCAATAGAAAAAGGTAGCTTGTTTTTAACGGTTGATTAGGCGGGCCGGCGGTTATGGTGTATACGTCTTGAATATGTTGGAGCAAGAAGGTAAAATTAAACGAAATGCTATCTGCCACTGGAGAAAGGAACGGGAACTGCAAATGTTGACTTGTGGTATTGTCGGTTTGCCGATGGTGGGAAAAACCACACTTTTTAATTTGGTAACCAACTCGGGACTGGAGACGTCCAATTATTTGACGGGCAAAACTGAAATTAACGTGGCCATGGCCGAGGTGCCCGATGCCCGTCTTGACTTTCTAATTAATCTATACAAGCCCAAGAAAAATGCTTATGCCCAAATCCAGTTCAGCGATGTGCCGGGATTGGTGCGCGGGGCCAGCGAGGGAAAAGGGGTGGGCAACCGTTTTTTAGACGGTATTCGCAATGCCGATTTGCTGGTACACGTGGTTCGGGCTTTTCAGGATAAAAATGTGCCCCATGTGGACGGGAATATTGATCCCATGCGGGATATAGAAACCATTAACCTGGAACTGCTGCTGGCTGATATGGACCTGGTGGAAAAAAGAATCCGTCGCATTAAGGAAGGTAAAAAGATAAAAAAAGAGCAGTTGGCGGAATTGGAAGTGCTGAGCAAGTGTCTGGAAGCGTTGGAAAATGAAGTGACTATGCGCAGGGTCGAGCTTTCTGAAGATGAGCGGGAATTACTGGTGAATTACAGCTTTTTAACGGACAAGCCCATAATACTGGTGATTAATACTGATGAGGAACAGCTCAGGGGCGGTAACTACCCGGGGCAGGAAAAAGTTCGTGCCTATGCTGCTGAAAATGATATCATACTGCTTGAGGTTTGCGGCCTGATTGAAATGGAAATCAGCGAACTGCCCGTGGATGACCGGCGGGAGTTTATGGATGATCTGGGACTGCAGCAATCAGGCATTGACCGGTTGGCCCGGGCTGCCTACGATACTCTGGGATTGATATCATTTTTCACCGTGGGTGAAGACGAAGTAAAAGCATGGACCATTCCGGTTGGATTGAATGCCAAAGGCGCCGCCGGTAAAATTCATTCCGACCTGGAGCGCGGTTTCATTCGGGCCGAAGTGGTAGCTTATGATGATTTGCGCAATCTGGGCAGTATGAACAAAGTCAAGGAAAAAGGGCTAGCCCGGTTGGAAGGTAAAGATTATATTGTTAAGGACGGAGATATATTAAACATTAGGTTTAATGTCTAGGTGGTTAAATTTTGCAGGCAGTATCCAAAAAATGTGAGTAAGGGAAAAACCCCGCAGGTGTGCGGGGTTTAAATATGCACTATTTTTTCTTTTATAGCCAGTAATGCCGCCTGGGTACGGTCAGTAACGTTTAGCTTGTGGAAAATGTTGGTCAGGTGGTTTTTTACTGTTTTTTCACTGATAAACAGCTTTTGGGCGATTATTTTATTGGAATCACCATTGGCCAGCAGGGTAAGCACATCCAGTTCCCTGTCCGTCAACCCGTAGGGCCTTTGCCCAAAAGATCTTGTGGTCGATAATCTATTAATCTGGTTAAAAATTTTGGCGGTCAGAGAAGGTGAAATAAATGATTTCCCCTCAGCCACCTGCAGTATGGTATCAATCAGCTGATCAGGGCTGATCTCTTTAAGCAGGTAGGCGGCGACACCGCTGCGAATCATCTCCAGTATATATTCTTCCTGATCGTGTATGGTCAGGGCAATGATACCCGTGTTGGGTGATTCCTTTTTAATGACCTTACACACTTCCAGGCCCGTTATATCCGGCAGGTTAATGTCCAGCAACACTATGTCGGGATGTTGATTAAGGCACATTTTTATGGCCTGCTGCCCGTTGGCAGCCTCCCCCAGCACATGTATACGCTGCTCCAGTGATAAAGTTTTCCTGATCCCTTCTCTAATGAGGGCGTGATCATCAACAATTAGTACATTAATCAGCTGCAATATTTATGCCCCCTTTGTTTCATTTAATGTCAGAATAACCAAATAACATATTCCCCGATTTTATCATTAAGCGGAGCCGGTGGTACGACAATCTTTAGTGATTACTGGTATGCTTAAACTGATTAAAGTACCCTGCCCCGGAGCGCTGGTTATTTTAAATTCTCCCTTTAATATTTGTACCCGTTCCCGCATATTAATAAGCCCGTAACATTCATGACCTTTGTTTTTTTCCACCGATTCGACATTAAAACCCCTGCCGTTGTCTTTTATAATAAGGGTTATTTTATCAGCAAGTTGCTCTATTTTAATCATAACCTGCCTGGCCTGGGCGTGCTTTTGCACGTTGTTCAGTGCTTCCTGCACTATTCGGAAGAGAGACACTTCGGCGGCCTGGGGTAGCCGTATTTGCTTGCCGAAGGATACAAACTTGGTATTGATACCATATTGCTTTGTATAATCTTCTATGTAACGGTTGATGGCCGGAACCAGTCCCAGATCGTCCAGCAACATCGGTCTTAGATTAAAAATTATTTTGCGTACATCCCGCAGGCTTTGCCTGACCAGTTCCTGCAGGTTGACCAGTTCTTTTTTAACGTGTGCAGGGTTGACTTCCATTAATTTCAATATGTACTCTGCACGCATTACCACGTTGGCCAGTAGCTGTGCCGGGCCGTCGTGTATTTCCCGGGCCAATCGCTTGCGCTCTTCCTCCTGGGCTTTGATGATACTGATGCCCATTTTTTGCACTTGGTGTAATTCCTCAATACTGGAAGATATGGTGGGTAGTTTCTTGCTTAGATATTCAAATACCACGCTTAGATGGGAATTCATGTTATTTGCTTTATCGAGCATGTCCTGCATCCGTTTGAGGCTTCGCTCCAGGTTGTCCCGCCTTTTGCGCAGCATTTGTTCCTGGGCCTGCAGCATGGCCAGTTCCAATTGCATTTTCTGGGCTTTATCGTAGGCCATTTTAATATCCTGTTCATTGTAACGGTTAAAATTTTTACTTACATCCATTAGTTTGATGCGGGCTGCTCTCTCCTGCGCCCGTAGTTTGTTTTCCCGTTTAATTAACTGGGACACCGTTTTTTTTACATTCTCCAGTTCATCCTTTATATTGTCATGCTCAGCTCGGGTATGCTCTGCGATATCATATATTTGTTCCTGAGATTCTTTTATATGCTGAACGATTTTGCTGAAAATTGTATCAAGATTTGAAGTTTCAAGCAAAATTTTCACCTGCCAGTATATGTGTTTATTACATTATTCTCCGTTACAAGATGCTATCCTGCAAAGATTGTCTGAATAAGTGTGCAATGGAAGAAAATTGCCGGCACTACACCTGGATGGCGAGTGCCGGCAGTGTTTAATTTAAGGTGTTTGGAGTACAGCCTCCCCCGGGGCGCTGGTGCCTGGAAATGGCTTTTCCATGATGGTTTTTTCGTTGAATGTAACCCTTCGCTGCCCGGCATCCCAGTTAATTTGCGTTTTTGGCAGCACCCTTTGCCAGAAGGAAATGGGGGCGTGGGCAGCGCCCTGTGCCAGTTTAAGCTCGGGGCAAACAAACACGCTTTGCCTTGTCGTTACTCGACCACTGGTGCAGGCAACGTTTATATATTCATTACCTTTAGTTATGTGGATGGTGTGGCTGGCATCATCCCAGCCAATGGCATAGTCCAGCGCTTCAAAAATTGGCCGCAGTGGCAACAGCGGTGACCCATCCGGGCTTGTGCCCACCGGTACCTTGATGTC encodes:
- a CDS encoding response regulator, which gives rise to MQLINVLIVDDHALIREGIRKTLSLEQRIHVLGEAANGQQAIKMCLNQHPDIVLLDINLPDITGLEVCKVIKKESPNTGIIALTIHDQEEYILEMIRSGVAAYLLKEISPDQLIDTILQVAEGKSFISPSLTAKIFNQINRLSTTRSFGQRPYGLTDRELDVLTLLANGDSNKIIAQKLFISEKTVKNHLTNIFHKLNVTDRTQAALLAIKEKIVHI
- a CDS encoding S1C family serine protease; the encoded protein is MNINIKGQNRDAEQKPIECDTNNTMDDYQYTDNDYLDNACLDNDYREKDFIDDEYDDYYYNGHDNAEDDNETVSARPSLLLRVVAIITAVAFLGLVAATSWPALQAPLGDLITSSLQLEKDIDTRQLQAAVVQIQVVARKQGALAPVEQKSGTGFNIDPQGVIVTNHHVIEDALNMVINFPNGEVFKAVKWVSKPEFDLAVVILQGEKLPVVPLNVDDQPAPGDKIRVVGNPLGLNNIVAEGRVEQYLMVGDKPAEVFGISAPIYPGNSGSPVFDHDGRVVGVVFGNMYRQVNGEEKVTGLAIPVKEILDFNI
- a CDS encoding sodium:calcium antiporter, with amino-acid sequence MLLLLYLIGGLAVILFCAEIFTNGVEWLGKRLKLSEGAVGSVLAAVGTALPEAIIPVIAILLGTGEAAHEIGIGAILGAPFMLATLALCITGIAALVYTVNGQKRQVMLIDHNIMKRDLLFFIIVYSLAILAAFLPAAYKLHIAFLLVVAYIIYVTRTIKAGSKLGETQLKPLYFARKHREPSIRVIVLQVFVALAGIVTGANFFVDGIERVAELMHISPFIVSIFIAPIATELPEKFNSLIWVRQGKDTLALGNITGAMVFQSSLIPALGIVLTPWVLSDLALISAILALAGAGLIYLSLQLKKYIRPATLVLTGSLYVIFVMSVFII
- the ychF gene encoding redox-regulated ATPase YchF, with the protein product MLTCGIVGLPMVGKTTLFNLVTNSGLETSNYLTGKTEINVAMAEVPDARLDFLINLYKPKKNAYAQIQFSDVPGLVRGASEGKGVGNRFLDGIRNADLLVHVVRAFQDKNVPHVDGNIDPMRDIETINLELLLADMDLVEKRIRRIKEGKKIKKEQLAELEVLSKCLEALENEVTMRRVELSEDERELLVNYSFLTDKPIILVINTDEEQLRGGNYPGQEKVRAYAAENDIILLEVCGLIEMEISELPVDDRREFMDDLGLQQSGIDRLARAAYDTLGLISFFTVGEDEVKAWTIPVGLNAKGAAGKIHSDLERGFIRAEVVAYDDLRNLGSMNKVKEKGLARLEGKDYIVKDGDILNIRFNV
- a CDS encoding zinc metalloprotease HtpX, which gives rise to MNTLKVWLLMGVLTIILVLMGNAIGGQSGAMLFFLIAMAMNFFSYFYSDKIAIKMTRSYPVSRAEAPELYEMVQRLSRRAGIPMPKLYVTPTDQPNAFATGRNPSHAAVAVTEGIMRLLNRSEVEGVLAHELAHIKNRDVLLGTIAAALAGAITMMANAFQWAAIFGLGRGEDEEGGGMIGGLIMAILAPIAAMIVQMAISRSREYLADATGARIAGSPDGLANALLKMESAAHRIPMQTNPATSHLFIVNPLSGAAVARLFSTHPPIQDRVARLKNMR
- a CDS encoding sensor histidine kinase is translated as MKILLETSNLDTIFSKIVQHIKESQEQIYDIAEHTRAEHDNIKDELENVKKTVSQLIKRENKLRAQERAARIKLMDVSKNFNRYNEQDIKMAYDKAQKMQLELAMLQAQEQMLRKRRDNLERSLKRMQDMLDKANNMNSHLSVVFEYLSKKLPTISSSIEELHQVQKMGISIIKAQEEERKRLAREIHDGPAQLLANVVMRAEYILKLMEVNPAHVKKELVNLQELVRQSLRDVRKIIFNLRPMLLDDLGLVPAINRYIEDYTKQYGINTKFVSFGKQIRLPQAAEVSLFRIVQEALNNVQKHAQARQVMIKIEQLADKITLIIKDNGRGFNVESVEKNKGHECYGLINMRERVQILKGEFKITSAPGQGTLISLSIPVITKDCRTTGSA
- a CDS encoding DedA family protein encodes the protein MSIGRDEILDYKDVALELVELYGYWALFFTMFIDTLGIPMPSKTMLTLSGYFSHMGILNYTQIFIVAMAGTLGGFTSGYTIGRKIGTPLIEKYGRFICLTPEKTTRLEKWFEKYGPWAILIAYFLPVARSVVPYLSGISKMSFVTAIGMAAVGATCWILLLISFGLVIGQNWIVLEALLVDYYPYLIGGVLTLVAAAVWSKVRNKKGTKEVQ
- a CDS encoding NifU family protein, translated to MREQVQAALDKVRPMLQRDGGDVELVDVTPDGVVKVKLKGACGGUAMSTYTLKLGIERSLKQAVPEVKEVVQA
- a CDS encoding MerR family transcriptional regulator, with product MKYYKIGAIAQLAGVSRRTIDYYTNLGLLKPVRLENNYRYYTEHTLARLKIIEILKAQRFTLEEIKEQFRLFELDQAGQQDNQINIDFIREQIKQLENQLTQLQPASNLDASQAAVLSRQVMIKGMAIMNALIIYINEITPFV
- a CDS encoding zf-HC2 domain-containing protein; translated protein: MQCRDICEMLSPYIDGMLESSQAVQVEEHLAACAACRLEYDDLRAAVELVRELPEVVPPREFHEELRQKLKSLPGPAVTAGHSSRLNRVPWTKWTKTLAAAAVIFLAVGVTALWYDKNEGGVFDIATQSNTGQNTTFREELPGGDKENDGVTPEAREQAVEKARATNDVLIANNDTPDVDRNEPEVPGMPLSERGAGTIADSGLGNQPPPVVGDEGVTAAPNADSGDTGADYSEVEKHTARDFPAPEEQPTGEDAMFSIMAAPRERFRDEANQLENGSFSVENDLHVAREYTVTLVLDTQQITEDQITEDLWNATAGEYGGYVEANPQQTGHCWVLRIPTSFADEFIDQLNGMGQVEIHSRTRDLADDMQQAQEQLNILWERENKLAFQLENVQKGKDTALLGELDELRGQIARQQQTITGLQQDIDLARVDLYLMLP
- a CDS encoding RNA polymerase sigma factor, with protein sequence MVHLPDEVLVQKTKNGDMDAFDELVRRYESKIYGLAYRFMGNHADASDLAQDTFIRLYQALEGFRGDAAFSTWLYRIAANICRDELRKRQRRRSVSMDEMMDASPANTPTADDNYSPEETVQRREVQRQVQLCLNQLSDDHRLILIMREIQGMSYEEIASVLQCSLGTVKSRISRARNALKERMSRQGELLPGGGRLKAKGGKNNAVS
- a CDS encoding carbon-nitrogen hydrolase family protein encodes the protein MIKKCKLAICQIKVAEDKAVNIKHAGELVRQAAGRGAQVVVLPEMFNCPYETHLFPGYAETYPSGETVQMLSRLAAELDIVLVGGSIPEREKDVVYNTCFTFGPRGTLLGRHRKVHLFDVDLPGLRVQESSTLGPGSEFTVIDAGWCKIGVMICFDVRFPELARLLALAGADILVVPAAFNTVTGPAHWDLTMRARAVDNQVFVAAASPARDNQGGYVAYGHSMVVDPWGDVLARAGTGEEIIMVEVNPEKIREVRRRLPLLTLRRTDLYTINRKR